TCGTTGCCGGTCGGCGGGATGATCACCCGCATCGCCTGCGGCAGGATGATCCGCCGCAGCGTCTTGGCCCGCGACATGCCGAGCGCACTGGCGGCCTCCAGCTGGCCGGCGTCGACCGACAGGATGCCGCCGCGCACGATCTCGGCCATGTAGGCGGCCTCGTTCAGGCCCAGGCCCAGCAGGGCCGCGGTGAACGGCGAGATCAGCGAGTTGGTGTCCCAGCTGACGAACTCCGGCCCGAACGGGACCCCGAGGCCGAGCCGCGGGTAGAACAGCGCGAGGAAGTTCCAGAACACCAGCTGCGTGATCAGCGGCGTGCCCCGGAACAACCAGATGTAGGTGCCCGCCGCACCCGCCGCGAGCGGGTTCGGCGACAACCGCATCACCGCGAGAACGACCCCGCCGACCACCCCGATCACCATCGAGATGACGGTGAGGATCAGGGTGTTCTGCAGGCCGCGCAGGATCCGGTCGTCGAACAGGTAGTCGCCGACGACGTCCCACTGCATGTTCGCGTTGGTGACGACACTGCGGATGACGATGGCCGCCAGGAGCAGGATGATCACACCCGCGATCCACCGGCCGTAGTGGCGGACCGGAACGGCGCGGATGTCCTCCGACTGGGTGGCTTGACGTGTCTCGGTCATCAGCTGGCCGGGTTCAGCTCCGCCTTCGTGAGCGTCCCGCTCGGGTTCAGGCCCCACTTGGCCAGGATCTTGGCGTAGGTGCCGTCGTCGATGAGGGCCTGCACGGCACCCTGGACGGCCTCGGCGTAAGTGCCCTGGCCCTTCTTGAGCGCGATGCCGTAGGGCGCGGCGTCGTAAGGCTGGCCGACGGTCTCGACGGCGCCGCCGGTCTGCTTGATCGCGTAGTCGACGACCGGGGAGTCGGCGAGCATCGCCTGGCTGCGCCTGGTCTGGACCTGCAGGTTCACATCGGTCTGCGCCTGGAACTGCTGCACGTTGATCGCCGGCTTGCCGGCCGCGGTGCACTGCTGCGAGCGGGCGGCCAGGTCGTCGACCTGCACGGTGCCCTGCTGGACGGCGATGTTCTTGCCGCACAGGTCGTCCAGCGAGATGTGCTCCGGGTTGCCCTTCGGCACGCCCAGCGAGGTACCCGCCCGGTAGTACGAGACCATGTCCACGGTCTGCAGGCGCTCGGGGTTGACCGTGAACGAGGACATGGCCAGCTCGTACTGGCCCGAGGCGAGGCCGGCGAGGATGCCGGAGAACGCGGCGTTCTGGTACTCCATGGTCAGGCCGAGCTTCTGCCCGACGGCGTTGCCCAGGTCGACGTCGAAGCCGACGACCTTGCCCTGCGCGTCGACGAACTCGTTGGGCGCGTAGCTCTGGTCCTGACCCACGATTATCTTGCCGTCGGCCGCTATGGCCTGCGGGACCTTGGCGGCCAGCGCCGGGTCCTTCGCCACCGCCGGGATCTCCTCGGACTGGGTCGCGCCAGTCCCGCCGGCCGGCTGCGAGGTGCCTCCGGAGCCGGTGCCACCCGCACCGCACGCCATGGTCAGCCCGGCCAGGGCGAAGGCGGGCAGCAGGGCCAGCGCCTTGATGTGTGTTGCACGAGCCACGGAGCTACTCCTCGTCACTCTAAGTAGGTCTTACCGTTGAGCTCTCGCATCCTGCCATTCGAAAGGAGTACGCGCAGCATCGGAAGGGTCACGTCTGAACTTCACGGCTCGCCCCGGCCCGGGCCGTGCGGATTCACCCCCGGGCGTGGGCGTCCAGCATGTGCGCGACCGCCTCGGTCAGCCGCTGCGCCTGGGGCAGGTGCAGCCACTCGTCCGGGACGTGCGCGTTCGAATCGGGCCCGAGCGCTCCGGTGACCAGGAACTGGGCCTCCGGGTACTTCTCACCCAGCAGGCCCATGAACGGGATCGACCCGCCGAGCCCCACGCT
The sequence above is a segment of the Amycolatopsis viridis genome. Coding sequences within it:
- a CDS encoding ABC transporter substrate-binding protein, yielding MARATHIKALALLPAFALAGLTMACGAGGTGSGGTSQPAGGTGATQSEEIPAVAKDPALAAKVPQAIAADGKIIVGQDQSYAPNEFVDAQGKVVGFDVDLGNAVGQKLGLTMEYQNAAFSGILAGLASGQYELAMSSFTVNPERLQTVDMVSYYRAGTSLGVPKGNPEHISLDDLCGKNIAVQQGTVQVDDLAARSQQCTAAGKPAINVQQFQAQTDVNLQVQTRRSQAMLADSPVVDYAIKQTGGAVETVGQPYDAAPYGIALKKGQGTYAEAVQGAVQALIDDGTYAKILAKWGLNPSGTLTKAELNPAS
- a CDS encoding amino acid ABC transporter permease, encoding MTETRQATQSEDIRAVPVRHYGRWIAGVIILLLAAIVIRSVVTNANMQWDVVGDYLFDDRILRGLQNTLILTVISMVIGVVGGVVLAVMRLSPNPLAAGAAGTYIWLFRGTPLITQLVFWNFLALFYPRLGLGVPFGPEFVSWDTNSLISPFTAALLGLGLNEAAYMAEIVRGGILSVDAGQLEAASALGMSRAKTLRRIILPQAMRVIIPPTGNETIAMLKTTSLVVVIGYFELMTSAQQIYAQNYRIAPLLITAALWYLFMTTILTLVQMQIERRFARGTSRQVGERTKWTSRMLGFRYGSGGGGGIGGGAVG